In Nicotiana tabacum cultivar K326 chromosome 11, ASM71507v2, whole genome shotgun sequence, a single window of DNA contains:
- the LOC142166068 gene encoding uncharacterized protein LOC142166068, whose product MKDYAPSERIKFLELMDIRHACFFKKACPVIKEEIIEAVLDFFATNRMYRAVNYTAITLVPKIVKPKIVEEFRPISCCTMLYKLISMILASRINLNGPKTAKKFKYHPRCAKLRITYLSFADDLLLFTRGDMKSVQILQHLGFTTGDLPFKYLGVALSIKKHSILQWQPLTDKMTARITSWTAKTLSYSGRVQLVQSVLFGVQAFWVQLFVMPTKVIKLIEGIYKSYIW is encoded by the exons ATGAAGGACTATGCTCCATCGGAGAGGATAAAGTTCCTGGAGTTGATGGATATAAGGCATGCATGCTTCTTCAAGAAGGCATGCCCTGTTATCAAAGAGGAGATCATAGAAGCTGTACTTGATTTCTTTGCTACTAACAGGATGTACAGAGCTGTTAATTATACTGCCATCACATTAGTACCCAAGATTGTCAAGCCTAAAATTGTAGAGGAGTTTCGACCAATTTCCTGCTGCACTATGCTCTACAAACTGATTTCTATGATCCTGGCATCTAGAAT AAATCTTAATGGCCCCAAGACAGCTAAAAAGTTCAAGTACCACCCTAGGTGTGCCAAGCTTCGGATAACATACCTTAGCTTTGCTGATGATCTACTGCTTTTTACTAGAGGAGATATGAAATCTGTGCAG ATATTGCAGCACTTAGGATTCACTACTGGAGATTTGCCCTTCAAGTATCTTGGAGTTGCATTGTCCATAAAGAAACATAGTATCCTCCAGTGGCAGCCTCTCACAGATAAAATGACTGCTAGGATTACCTCTTGGACTGCAAAAACCCTTTCTTATTCTGGTAGAGTGCAGTTAGTTCAGAGTGTATTGTTTGGTGTCCAGGCTTTCTGGGTACAACTATTTGTGATGCCTACCAAGGTGATTAAGCTAATTGAAGGAATCTACAAATCTTATATTTGGTGA